From the genome of Sphingobacterium sp. UGAL515B_05:
GAAAACTCAAGGGACAGCCAATGACCAAAACCACAGTCCATCTTGCAGGGAAGAACTATATGCTGCTCGTCCTGCTGATCTTTATACAAGTGATTTATATTACAATGGTGTACGGGCCCATTGCGGCATTTCTTGTTGAACTATTTCCTGTAAAGATCCGCTACACCTCCATGTCCTTGCCCTATCATGTTGGAAATGGAATATTCGGCGGGCTCCTACCAGCTGTATCGACGTACTTAACGACAAATGCCGAAGCATCCGCTACTCCGCAATTCTATCTTGCAGGTTTATGGTACCCTATTATCATTGCCATTGTATGTTTTATCATTGGCAGTATCTATATCAACAACAAATCAACTCCCCCAACACATGAATAATCTCAAAAAATTCCTCGGCATAATTTGGATCGTTTTAGCATTGTTTACTGCCTATTTCTCCATTTTTGAACTGGCCCTGCCAAAGATTTCAACGGGACATCAGGAAGATCTGGTATTTGGTATCATTATCCTGTGCATTTTAACTCCCATAATCTCCATAGGACTCGGCTTATTTGGCTATTATTCCCTATTGGGCGAATACAATCAAGAAAAAATGTAGTCCAAAAAATGAGATCGATTTTGAATAAGGGAAACTAGACTATTCAGCCTATTCAAAGTCGATCTCCTATACACTAGATTATACTACTTCCGACGTTTTCAAAAGAACAATTACAACCAATGGACTTCGTCAAGCACTTATTTTACACCATTTTTAGCGGATTTACACGGATACCCACTATTTTCCATCATAAAAAAGCGCTAAGAGCAGCTCCTAAATATAATTTATTGCAATGATAATCAGCAGCATAAGATAAAATAGCATTTTTTCTTTCCTAAAACTGTTTTTTTTTCTACTTTTGTGGCGGGTAAGTCTTCTACGACCAGCTCCCATTGACTCCCCCAGGTTGGGAACAAAGCAAGGGTATTTGGTTGAGCGGTGCGATAGGAGTAGCTTACCCTTTTTTTATGCCCATTTTTTTGACTAATCCTCCGGTCCAAAATTCAATTCTAACCTAATAATCAGCTAAATATCTTATATATCCCAATTGTTACCCGCATTTCCCCTATTTATAGAAGCCCTGCTACACAAGGAGTTTTAATCGCTTGGCATGTACATTCAACACAATTATAATTGTATATAAAAGCAAATTTATATAAGTTTGTAATCGAATAAGAACTATCGTATGAGTTGGTTTAAAAGAGAAAAAGCTGGTATTAGCACAGCTACCGCTAATAAAAAAGAAGCACCTGATGGTATGTGGAACAAATGTCCCACATGTAAAAAACCATTGTTGCATCTTGAACAAGTAGAAAACGACTATGTTTGTCAATATTGTGGCCACCACTTAAGAATTGGCTCCAAAGAATATTTTTCAATTTTATTTGACAATAACGAATTTACAGAACTATTCCCTAATCTAAATTCTGGTGATCCATTAGAATTTTTCGATTCAAAGCCATACCCTGAACGTTTAAAGGAAAGTCAAGCCAAAACAGGCCTGAAAGATGCTTTACGTTCTGGCCATGGAAAAATGAATGGTCAAGACATTGTTATTGCTTGTATGGACTTTAGTTTCATCGGCGGATCAATGGGATCTGTCGTTGGTGAAAAAATCGCACGTTCAATAGATTACTGTATTGAGCATAAAATTCCATTTATGCTAATCTCCAAATCAGGAGGTGCACGTATGATGGAAGCCGCATTTTCATTGATGCAAATGGCTAAAACTTCGGCTAAATTAGCATTATTGGCAAAGGCAGGACTTCCTTACGTTTGTTTATTGACAGACCCTACCACAGGAGGAGTTACAGCATCTTACGCAATGTTAGGTGATGTGAATATCGCAGAACCGGGAGCATTAATCGGATTTGCAGGACCACGTGTCATTAAAGAAACAATCAAAAAGGATCTTCCAAAAGGATTCCAGACTTCAGAATTTGTTCTTGAGCATGGATTTTTGGATTTCATTGTCGACCGTAGACAGTTAAAAAACAAAGTAGCTACTTATCTTAAATTAGTGGGATAATCATCCTCAAAATAAAAAAGAAAGCGGTGCCAAGAATACTCTTGGCACCGCTTTCTTTTCTGAAGGTATCTCTTTTATCCGCTAGAAAGCGGCTTCAATTCAGCTCATAACTGTTGAGCCTG
Proteins encoded in this window:
- the accD gene encoding acetyl-CoA carboxylase, carboxyltransferase subunit beta — translated: MSWFKREKAGISTATANKKEAPDGMWNKCPTCKKPLLHLEQVENDYVCQYCGHHLRIGSKEYFSILFDNNEFTELFPNLNSGDPLEFFDSKPYPERLKESQAKTGLKDALRSGHGKMNGQDIVIACMDFSFIGGSMGSVVGEKIARSIDYCIEHKIPFMLISKSGGARMMEAAFSLMQMAKTSAKLALLAKAGLPYVCLLTDPTTGGVTASYAMLGDVNIAEPGALIGFAGPRVIKETIKKDLPKGFQTSEFVLEHGFLDFIVDRRQLKNKVATYLKLVG
- a CDS encoding DUF6814 family protein, with the protein product MNNLKKFLGIIWIVLALFTAYFSIFELALPKISTGHQEDLVFGIIILCILTPIISIGLGLFGYYSLLGEYNQEKM